A single genomic interval of Mucilaginibacter boryungensis harbors:
- a CDS encoding DUF4397 domain-containing protein — MKHIFKSSTFTFLLIALAGLTTITSCSKHSDYDFTGTATANVRLVNTSTDAGPSKLYLNDVLRTTNAVSYGTASGYSQTYIADNTIAVQSASGTMLASSSASLDADGNYTYFLTGASGNYAILTSYDNTTTPTAGKAKVRFVQAASGLASANLLGNGVSLFAAQSFKAVTNYMEVTAGTFVFTVTSPGSEITLASSTSTTLQAGKSYIIYTSGISGATGTNALTVNVLSTNQ, encoded by the coding sequence ATGAAACACATCTTTAAAAGCAGCACCTTCACGTTTTTATTAATTGCCCTGGCGGGTTTAACTACCATTACCTCATGCAGTAAGCATAGTGATTATGATTTTACAGGCACAGCTACCGCAAACGTACGGCTGGTAAATACCAGTACCGATGCGGGCCCATCAAAATTATATTTGAATGATGTGCTGCGTACAACAAATGCAGTAAGCTATGGTACAGCATCCGGGTACAGTCAAACTTACATTGCGGATAATACCATAGCAGTACAGTCGGCATCGGGTACTATGCTTGCATCAAGCAGCGCAAGTTTAGATGCCGATGGCAATTACACTTATTTCCTGACAGGCGCATCAGGTAATTATGCCATATTAACCTCTTATGATAATACCACCACGCCAACGGCAGGTAAAGCCAAAGTCAGGTTTGTACAGGCGGCCTCGGGGTTAGCATCGGCTAACCTGTTAGGGAATGGCGTTAGCTTATTTGCTGCACAAAGTTTTAAAGCAGTTACTAATTATATGGAGGTTACCGCAGGTACTTTTGTATTCACGGTAACGAGTCCGGGTAGTGAAATCACTCTGGCCAGCAGCACATCTACCACATTGCAGGCGGGCAAAAGCTATATAATTTATACCAGCGGCATTAGTGGCGCTACGGGTACAAATGCGCTTACTGTAAATGTACTTAGCACTAATCAATAA
- a CDS encoding M1 family metallopeptidase, giving the protein MALYFRKLFFFILFSTVYQATFAQTALPRPVNVSKAYTKNTRSDSGKPGAKYWQNTASYRIKVNFDPKTRSIKGTVDIDYVNNSPDTLNQLLFKLYPNLYKKGVARDSNILPDDLTNGVEISKMIIADKERDIKTIRTLGTNMPVPVDGGILPGATVHCTLNYNYTLNKKSHIRTGQVDDGSFFVAYFFPRIAVYDDIDGWNKYPYLGSQEFYNDFCHFNAEITLPADYVVWATGTLKNPAEVLNRKFITLMDEAAKQDSVTDIITEADVKAGNITTAGNSHTWKFEADSVTDFVFATSNHYIWKAASLVVDPKTGRRTRVDAVFNPQHKDYYAVVGYARKTVDAMSYKFPKWPYPYPHETVFDGLDQMEYPMMVNDNPLENTTDAIELTDHEIFHTMFPFYMGINETKYGWMDEGWATIGEWLISPMIDPKIVDPYGVSGVENSAGTEEDQPIITLTTQISGVSGFTDSYPKPAMGYLFVKDMLGDELFTKALHNYIANWHGKHPGPYDFFNSMNAGAGRNMNWFWKRWWFDSGVPDLAIAKVNNQGNKYEVQIKSIGTKPVPVDLNIEYTDGSTKNIHRDISCWEKGNTSVTLNFEATKAVKQMKLGSTYTPDVNKADNIWLAK; this is encoded by the coding sequence ATGGCGTTATATTTCAGAAAATTATTTTTCTTCATTCTTTTTAGCACGGTTTACCAGGCAACTTTTGCACAAACAGCATTGCCCCGTCCGGTAAATGTATCAAAAGCCTACACTAAAAATACCCGCAGCGATAGTGGCAAACCCGGCGCTAAATACTGGCAAAATACCGCCAGTTACCGCATCAAAGTAAACTTCGACCCAAAAACAAGATCGATAAAAGGCACGGTAGATATCGATTACGTAAACAACAGTCCCGATACGCTAAATCAATTATTATTCAAGCTTTATCCCAACCTTTATAAAAAAGGCGTGGCCCGCGATAGCAATATCCTTCCGGATGATTTGACCAATGGGGTCGAGATCAGCAAAATGATCATTGCCGATAAAGAACGCGACATAAAAACCATTCGTACCCTGGGTACTAATATGCCTGTACCTGTTGATGGCGGCATATTGCCCGGTGCAACAGTGCATTGTACGCTTAATTATAATTATACCCTTAATAAAAAATCGCACATCCGCACTGGCCAGGTTGATGACGGTTCTTTCTTTGTGGCGTACTTCTTCCCGCGTATAGCCGTGTACGATGATATTGACGGCTGGAACAAGTACCCCTATTTAGGGTCGCAGGAATTTTATAATGATTTTTGCCATTTCAACGCTGAAATTACCCTCCCGGCCGATTATGTAGTTTGGGCGACAGGCACCTTAAAAAACCCTGCCGAGGTATTGAACCGCAAATTTATTACCCTGATGGATGAAGCCGCCAAACAGGACAGCGTAACCGATATTATTACCGAAGCCGACGTAAAGGCCGGCAATATCACCACCGCAGGCAATAGCCATACCTGGAAATTTGAAGCCGATAGTGTTACCGATTTTGTATTCGCAACCAGCAACCATTACATATGGAAAGCCGCCAGCCTGGTGGTCGACCCAAAAACCGGCAGGCGCACCCGGGTAGATGCCGTATTTAATCCTCAGCATAAAGATTATTATGCTGTTGTAGGTTACGCTCGTAAAACCGTTGATGCCATGAGCTATAAGTTCCCCAAATGGCCTTACCCCTATCCGCACGAAACCGTTTTTGACGGGCTTGACCAGATGGAGTACCCTATGATGGTGAACGATAACCCGTTAGAAAATACCACTGACGCCATTGAACTAACCGACCACGAAATATTCCATACCATGTTCCCGTTTTATATGGGTATTAACGAAACCAAATACGGCTGGATGGATGAAGGCTGGGCAACTATCGGCGAGTGGCTGATATCGCCTATGATAGACCCTAAAATTGTCGATCCATATGGCGTATCGGGTGTAGAAAACTCAGCCGGGACAGAAGAAGATCAGCCTATTATTACCCTTACCACGCAAATTAGCGGCGTATCGGGCTTTACCGATTCGTACCCGAAACCGGCTATGGGTTACCTTTTTGTAAAAGATATGCTGGGCGATGAACTATTCACCAAAGCGTTGCATAACTATATTGCCAACTGGCATGGCAAACACCCGGGCCCGTACGATTTTTTTAACAGCATGAATGCTGGCGCCGGCCGCAACATGAACTGGTTTTGGAAGCGCTGGTGGTTTGACAGCGGCGTGCCCGACCTGGCTATTGCCAAAGTAAATAACCAGGGCAATAAATACGAGGTGCAGATCAAGTCCATAGGCACCAAGCCTGTTCCTGTTGACTTAAACATTGAATACACCGACGGCAGCACCAAAAACATACACCGGGATATTTCCTGCTGGGAAAAGGGCAATACCAGCGTGACTTTGAATTTTGAAGCAACTAAGGCTGTTAAACAAATGAAGTTGGGCAGTACTTATACACCAGATGTGAACAAGGCGGATAATATATGGTTGGCAAAGTAA
- a CDS encoding TMEM175 family protein, protein MVRKKALHKKQPIEWRSHEPNRLETFSDAVFAFALTLIIVSIEVPKSFDDLYETMKGGVSFAACFAMLFLIWNSQNIFFRRYGLNDPLTVNLNGILLFVVLIYVYPMKFLSQLLFMGGHYVQEGKVMSMITRTDQTRTLMLIYGIGYCVIYLLFFLMYMNAKRKEVHLELTPKEAFETHTIAYINLFSVFIGMLAMALAIILPDNICGISGFTYFLIPIAYSVWFSYRGKKSRLAFAQ, encoded by the coding sequence ATGGTACGAAAAAAAGCCCTGCACAAAAAACAACCAATTGAATGGCGCAGTCACGAGCCTAACCGCCTTGAAACCTTTAGCGATGCGGTATTCGCTTTTGCACTTACGCTCATCATTGTATCTATCGAGGTGCCAAAATCTTTCGATGACCTATATGAAACCATGAAAGGGGGCGTTAGTTTCGCTGCTTGCTTTGCTATGTTATTCCTGATATGGAATAGTCAGAATATATTTTTCAGACGCTATGGATTGAACGACCCTCTTACAGTGAACCTTAACGGGATACTGCTTTTTGTAGTGCTTATCTACGTTTATCCCATGAAATTCCTTTCGCAACTACTGTTTATGGGCGGGCACTACGTGCAAGAAGGGAAAGTAATGAGTATGATTACCCGTACCGACCAAACCCGCACCCTAATGTTAATATACGGTATCGGTTATTGCGTTATTTACCTGCTATTCTTTTTAATGTATATGAATGCCAAACGCAAGGAAGTACATTTAGAACTGACACCAAAGGAAGCTTTTGAGACGCATACTATCGCCTATATTAATTTGTTCAGCGTATTCATCGGCATGTTGGCCATGGCCCTGGCTATTATTCTACCCGACAATATCTGCGGGATATCAGGTTTTACGTATTTCCTTATACCAATAGCTTATTCTGTATGGTTTAGCTACAGGGGTAAAAAATCGCGATTAGCTTTTGCCCAATAA
- a CDS encoding MmcQ/YjbR family DNA-binding protein, whose product MMNVEEIRTFCLSLPHVTEDVKWGADLCFCIGGKMFCVTGLDGPFGVSFKVKDDEFEELSTTEDIIPAPYVARYKWIFISNEGRFTRAQWEHYISQSYQLVKDKLPKGVKAKLD is encoded by the coding sequence ATGATGAACGTTGAAGAAATCAGGACATTTTGCCTGTCCTTGCCGCACGTAACCGAAGATGTGAAGTGGGGCGCCGACCTTTGTTTTTGTATCGGCGGTAAAATGTTTTGTGTAACGGGCCTGGACGGGCCTTTCGGGGTATCCTTTAAAGTTAAAGATGATGAGTTTGAAGAGTTATCCACTACCGAAGATATTATCCCCGCGCCCTATGTAGCCCGGTATAAATGGATATTTATATCAAATGAAGGCAGATTTACCAGGGCGCAGTGGGAGCATTATATCAGTCAATCATACCAATTGGTTAAGGATAAATTACCCAAAGGCGTTAAGGCTAAATTAGATTAA
- the dnaN gene encoding DNA polymerase III subunit beta codes for MRFIVSTSTLLKQLQSVSGALSNSTVLPILENFLFEIKDGNLTISATDLQTSMTTSLQLSEAKENGRIAIPSRILLDTLKSLPEQPIAFSVDDSTFAIEINAGDGKYKLSGENGDDFPKIPVVDNASSVNLPSSVLAEAINKTIFAVSNDELRPAMTGVFCQLTPQSFTFVATDAHKLVRYRRMDAKAETATSFILPKKALNLLKSSLPSEDVNVSVEYNTTSAFFKFGNINLVCRLIDERYPDYEAVIPQNNPNRMTIDRQAFLGSLSRVAIYANKTTHQVRLKINGSELNISSEDIDFSNEAHERLNCQYEGDDMEIGFNARFLIEMLKNLAGEEVALHMSTPNRAGLLLPQGGDENEDVLMLVMPVMLNSYA; via the coding sequence ATGAGATTCATAGTTTCGACTTCTACGTTACTTAAGCAACTACAGTCTGTAAGCGGTGCGCTTAGCAATAGTACCGTATTGCCGATACTGGAAAACTTTTTGTTTGAAATAAAAGATGGTAACCTAACCATCTCGGCTACCGACCTGCAAACCAGCATGACCACTTCGCTGCAACTAAGCGAAGCAAAGGAAAATGGTCGCATAGCTATACCATCGCGCATTTTGCTGGATACGCTGAAATCACTGCCCGAGCAGCCTATCGCTTTTTCGGTTGACGACAGCACTTTCGCTATCGAAATAAATGCCGGCGATGGTAAATACAAATTAAGCGGCGAGAATGGCGACGACTTCCCTAAGATCCCGGTAGTTGACAATGCTTCATCGGTTAACCTGCCCTCATCGGTATTGGCCGAGGCTATTAACAAAACCATCTTCGCGGTTAGTAATGATGAGTTGCGCCCGGCCATGACAGGTGTATTTTGCCAACTGACCCCGCAATCGTTCACCTTTGTAGCTACCGATGCGCATAAGCTGGTACGCTACCGCCGTATGGATGCCAAGGCAGAAACTGCTACCTCGTTCATCCTGCCTAAAAAAGCTTTAAACCTGTTAAAATCGTCGTTACCATCAGAAGATGTGAATGTATCGGTTGAATATAATACCACCAGCGCTTTCTTTAAATTTGGTAACATTAACCTGGTTTGCCGTTTAATTGACGAGCGCTATCCTGATTACGAAGCAGTTATCCCGCAAAATAACCCTAACCGTATGACCATTGACCGTCAGGCGTTTTTGGGATCGTTAAGTCGTGTGGCTATTTATGCTAACAAAACTACGCACCAGGTAAGGTTAAAAATTAACGGCAGTGAATTGAATATCTCATCTGAAGACATTGACTTCAGCAACGAAGCACACGAGCGCCTGAATTGCCAATATGAAGGCGACGATATGGAAATTGGTTTCAACGCCCGTTTCCTGATAGAAATGCTGAAAAACCTTGCAGGCGAGGAAGTTGCCCTGCACATGAGTACCCCCAACAGGGCCGGTTTATTATTACCACAAGGCGGAGACGAGAACGAAGATGTGCTGATGCTGGTAATGCCGGTAATGTTGAATAGTTATGCTTAA
- a CDS encoding VTT domain-containing protein, producing MEIIKHLIEFILHIDKHLAAIIHDYNSTTYLILFAIIFAETGFVVTPFLPGDSLLFAAGAILAANPNTGMNIYLLALILIIAAFLGNTVNYLLGNYLGPKVFKEHNKVLKLDYYLQTKAFFDKHGGKAVILSRFVPIIRTIAPFVAGVGRMPFVSYSLYNLIGGTAWILIFLFAGKWLGGLEFFKQHFSLVSLAIILVSVIPAIIAGINSRRKTA from the coding sequence TTGGAGATCATTAAACACCTCATCGAGTTTATTCTGCACATTGATAAACACCTGGCAGCTATTATCCACGATTATAACTCTACAACCTATTTAATCCTTTTCGCTATAATTTTTGCCGAAACAGGTTTTGTAGTTACCCCATTTTTACCCGGCGATTCCCTGCTTTTTGCAGCCGGGGCTATCTTAGCTGCCAACCCTAATACCGGGATGAACATTTACCTGCTGGCGCTGATATTAATTATTGCAGCGTTTTTGGGAAATACGGTAAACTACTTGTTGGGTAATTACCTTGGGCCAAAAGTGTTTAAAGAACATAACAAGGTATTGAAACTTGATTACTACCTGCAAACCAAAGCCTTTTTTGACAAGCACGGCGGCAAGGCCGTTATACTGAGTCGTTTTGTGCCTATTATCCGTACTATAGCGCCGTTTGTGGCCGGTGTAGGCCGTATGCCATTTGTCAGTTATAGTTTATATAACTTAATTGGCGGCACAGCCTGGATACTGATCTTTCTATTTGCCGGTAAATGGCTGGGCGGGCTCGAGTTTTTCAAACAGCATTTCTCGCTGGTTAGCTTAGCTATTATTCTGGTGTCGGTAATACCGGCTATTATTGCCGGGATTAATAGCAGAAGGAAAACGGCTTAA
- the gldG gene encoding gliding motility-associated ABC transporter substrate-binding protein GldG, with product MYQVFRKEITSYLSSLVAYVTIGLFLLVLGLFLWVFPDSSILDYGYAGLDSLFNIAPFLFMFLIPAITMRSLAEERKEGTFELLVTRPLTDTQIVLGKYFAGVLLLLCALLPTLFYYFTVSILGTPQGNIDTGGVIGSYIGLFLLGSGFVAIGIFASSITKNQIIAFALAVFLCFFVFSGFDSLSGLLSLQDYAIQYLGINEHYQSVSRGVLDTRDLAYFIILSTLFIALTLLVLVRQRQKKINLKASGILVGAMVVLLVLANISFTRFDFTKEKRYTVSAISRQVMDSLPQKVKVTLYLKGDNFPSGMKRLQWASRDMLNDLQSYSHGKLQFDIVDPLKHSTNQQEQEQFEQDLESKGLLPTTLSIATDGGQTQKLIYPGAIIHAGNSEIAVNLLQKREGLSDDEQLNNTIQNLEYAFTSAIKKAVTTGRQRIAFTGGHDELSNAQLEDAVRALSDGFDVGRGLDLKLVPFDTLKTISLIIIDKPEKPFTELEKFKLDQYLMNGGRIIWAIDQVNADLDSLHGRGNQQMAFPKKLNLDDQLFTYGVRINYDLIADMSCAQIPIATGNMGGRPQIQLLPWLFYPLFVPMSKHPVVKNLDAIRSEFASTIDTLGIKNVTETVLLKSSPYNKKFNTPYMLSLQALEQLPDPRVFQSEQKNVAVLLEGNFKSAFLNRPVPEGFTEHIQPLPVSKPTKMVVISDGDIFKNQLATDSSAYPLGYDHYMRKTFGNRNFLLNLADAMTGDSRLIDLRTKEIQLRLLNRARIRNEKMFWQVINTVGPLLLVLIFAIFQHYFRKRKYAH from the coding sequence GTGTACCAGGTATTCAGGAAAGAAATTACGTCGTATTTAAGTTCGTTGGTGGCCTATGTTACCATTGGGCTGTTTTTGCTGGTACTGGGGCTATTCCTTTGGGTATTCCCCGATAGCAGTATACTTGATTATGGCTATGCCGGGTTGGACAGCCTGTTCAATATAGCACCGTTCCTGTTCATGTTCCTGATACCTGCTATCACCATGCGGTCGCTGGCCGAGGAGCGGAAGGAGGGTACTTTTGAACTGCTGGTTACCCGCCCGCTTACCGATACGCAAATAGTTTTAGGCAAGTATTTTGCCGGCGTATTATTATTGCTTTGCGCGTTGTTGCCAACGCTTTTTTACTATTTCACCGTCAGTATTTTAGGGACGCCGCAAGGTAATATAGATACAGGCGGAGTGATCGGATCGTACATTGGGTTATTCCTGTTGGGCAGTGGTTTTGTGGCTATTGGCATATTCGCTTCATCCATCACCAAAAACCAAATTATAGCTTTCGCGCTGGCAGTTTTCCTTTGCTTTTTTGTATTCAGCGGGTTTGATTCGCTGAGTGGCTTATTATCATTACAGGATTACGCCATTCAGTATTTAGGTATAAACGAACATTACCAATCGGTTAGTCGCGGAGTGCTGGATACACGCGATCTGGCCTATTTTATTATCCTTTCTACTTTATTTATAGCCTTAACGCTGCTGGTGCTGGTTCGCCAAAGGCAAAAGAAAATAAACTTAAAAGCATCGGGCATATTGGTAGGGGCGATGGTTGTGCTGTTGGTTTTAGCTAACATATCCTTTACCCGGTTCGATTTTACTAAGGAGAAACGCTACACTGTCTCTGCTATTAGCAGGCAGGTAATGGATAGTCTGCCGCAAAAGGTTAAAGTAACGTTATACTTAAAAGGCGATAACTTCCCCTCGGGGATGAAACGTCTGCAATGGGCCAGTCGAGATATGCTGAACGATCTGCAATCGTACAGTCACGGTAAACTTCAGTTTGATATTGTAGACCCGTTAAAACATAGTACCAATCAGCAAGAACAGGAGCAATTTGAACAGGATTTAGAAAGCAAAGGCCTGCTGCCTACCACACTTAGCATAGCTACTGACGGAGGGCAAACCCAAAAATTGATATATCCCGGAGCGATCATCCATGCGGGGAATAGCGAGATTGCTGTAAACCTGTTACAGAAACGCGAAGGCCTATCAGATGATGAGCAACTGAACAATACTATCCAAAACCTGGAATACGCGTTTACCTCGGCCATTAAAAAAGCGGTTACCACAGGCCGGCAGCGCATTGCTTTTACAGGCGGGCACGATGAACTAAGCAATGCCCAATTGGAGGATGCCGTAAGGGCGTTATCAGATGGATTTGATGTTGGCCGGGGGCTCGACCTGAAGCTGGTACCATTTGATACCCTGAAAACTATTAGCCTGATTATTATAGATAAACCCGAAAAGCCTTTCACCGAACTGGAAAAATTTAAGCTTGACCAATACTTAATGAACGGCGGCCGCATTATTTGGGCCATTGACCAGGTAAATGCCGATCTGGATAGCTTGCACGGGCGCGGCAACCAGCAAATGGCCTTCCCTAAAAAGTTGAACCTGGACGACCAGTTATTTACCTATGGGGTTAGAATTAATTACGATTTGATAGCTGACATGAGCTGCGCACAGATCCCCATTGCAACCGGTAATATGGGTGGCCGCCCGCAGATACAATTGTTGCCCTGGCTATTTTACCCGCTGTTTGTGCCTATGTCAAAACACCCTGTCGTTAAAAACCTGGATGCCATCCGCAGTGAATTTGCCAGCACTATTGATACGCTGGGTATAAAAAACGTAACGGAAACCGTATTGCTTAAATCATCGCCCTACAACAAAAAGTTTAATACCCCATATATGCTTTCGCTGCAGGCACTGGAGCAATTGCCCGACCCGCGGGTTTTCCAGAGCGAGCAAAAAAATGTGGCAGTATTATTAGAAGGCAATTTCAAATCGGCCTTTTTAAATAGGCCCGTACCAGAAGGGTTTACCGAACATATACAGCCGTTGCCCGTTAGCAAGCCCACAAAAATGGTAGTAATTAGCGATGGTGATATTTTTAAAAACCAATTAGCGACCGATAGTTCGGCTTATCCGCTGGGGTATGATCATTATATGCGCAAAACCTTTGGTAACCGTAATTTTCTGCTAAACCTAGCCGATGCAATGACAGGCGATAGCCGTTTAATTGATCTGCGTACCAAAGAAATACAGTTGCGCCTGCTAAACCGCGCCCGTATCCGTAACGAAAAGATGTTTTGGCAGGTGATAAATACGGTTGGGCCTTTGTTGTTGGTGTTAATATTCGCTATTTTTCAACATTATTTCCGTAAACGGAAGTATGCACACTAA
- a CDS encoding DUF4397 domain-containing protein has product MKLKNYRYPAILSLIVMAAWACNKSGDDAPVVGATSKLNVINAVTDIRAIDFYLNGVRQNTNSAIYLFNASGYNTVLTGEQQYQFKNDTLERAILADIKLNPAKADSSYTMILAGQQSKNNLATIFMSDYFPSDTSTKARVRFVQASPGTTSYDIFVGDTLSFKNQAYKAFTSFQKVGAGKKTVKVNVAGTTNNVFTGTIVLQKNSFYTVYTAGQQGGTGTNALGVSANLSR; this is encoded by the coding sequence ATGAAACTAAAAAACTACCGCTATCCTGCTATACTTAGCCTTATTGTTATGGCTGCCTGGGCCTGCAATAAAAGCGGTGACGATGCGCCCGTGGTTGGTGCAACATCAAAGCTGAATGTGATTAACGCGGTAACCGACATCAGGGCTATTGACTTTTATTTGAATGGGGTAAGGCAGAATACCAATTCGGCTATTTACCTGTTCAACGCTTCGGGCTATAATACGGTGTTGACCGGCGAGCAGCAATACCAGTTTAAAAACGATACGCTAGAACGGGCAATACTGGCCGATATTAAACTTAACCCTGCCAAAGCAGATAGCAGTTATACCATGATACTGGCCGGCCAGCAAAGCAAAAATAACCTGGCTACTATATTTATGAGCGATTATTTTCCGTCGGATACATCGACCAAGGCAAGGGTACGTTTTGTGCAGGCATCACCAGGGACTACCAGTTATGATATATTTGTGGGCGATACGCTTTCGTTTAAAAACCAGGCGTATAAAGCTTTTACATCGTTCCAAAAAGTAGGGGCAGGTAAAAAGACGGTAAAAGTTAACGTGGCAGGGACTACCAACAATGTGTTCACCGGTACTATTGTTTTGCAAAAAAATAGTTTTTACACGGTTTATACGGCTGGTCAGCAAGGTGGTACGGGTACAAACGCTTTGGGTGTAAGCGCTAATTTAAGCAGATGA
- a CDS encoding DUF4397 domain-containing protein, with translation MSNIGMKLKYNVLTLLFLAVAAVMFVPFISSCNKESANASPTGLNTQLNIIHLCPDLLKPVDLFINLRQQNARSFVYGTPSGYLYLSSLATPLEIRSAQANQILFSRGDTALRQNTRYTVFITGLVAENTRTYIFVTDTDAAPKQGNGKVRFINASARSVNVDVAANGVTAFSNRGFKAVTKYLELPAGIYDFKIYQNGTTTVLTDLPNTPIQDGRLYTLYTQGVVGRADSAAFAAKILTNR, from the coding sequence ATGAGCAATATAGGTATGAAGCTGAAATATAATGTATTAACGCTATTGTTTTTAGCAGTAGCGGCAGTGATGTTCGTCCCGTTTATTTCATCGTGCAATAAAGAAAGTGCTAATGCATCGCCCACTGGTTTAAACACACAGCTTAATATTATCCATCTGTGCCCCGATCTGTTAAAGCCTGTTGATCTGTTTATCAACCTGCGCCAGCAAAATGCCAGATCGTTTGTGTATGGCACGCCTTCAGGCTACCTTTATCTAAGTTCGCTGGCTACCCCTTTAGAAATACGGTCGGCGCAAGCTAACCAGATACTTTTCTCGAGAGGAGATACCGCCCTGCGCCAAAACACAAGGTATACGGTGTTTATAACCGGCCTGGTAGCTGAAAATACGCGTACATACATATTTGTGACCGATACCGATGCCGCCCCCAAACAGGGGAATGGCAAAGTGCGGTTCATTAATGCGTCGGCACGGAGTGTAAATGTAGATGTGGCAGCAAACGGGGTAACGGCTTTTTCTAACCGGGGGTTTAAGGCAGTTACCAAATATCTTGAACTGCCCGCGGGTATATATGATTTTAAAATTTATCAAAACGGCACTACCACCGTATTAACAGACCTGCCGAACACCCCTATCCAGGACGGACGCCTGTACACACTTTACACGCAGGGTGTAGTAGGCCGCGCAGATAGCGCAGCGTTTGCGGCCAAGATACTTACCAATCGTTAA
- a CDS encoding zinc dependent phospholipase C family protein: MKFFFRTLAGVFILFCCTSWGFFAHHRINRLAIFTLPVKMSGFYKANIDYLTEHAIDPDKRRYVDSLEGPRHFIDADHYGRQPFARIPQNWYDAVKKYSADTLDKYGTVPWVIQYHYYWLVKAFKAHDTTAILKTSANIGHYIADAHVPLHLTINYDGQLTHQTGIHALWESRLPELFSDRYNLFVGKAHYIDNPLTEAFKICRASYKCVDSVILFERKLNTTFPPDKKYEMTLRSKRKVKDYSVAYATAYHKMLNGMVKRRMRAAILSVGSFWYSAWIDAGQPDLDKLIDKPLPPEQKQKLAREETLYKTGKTLALTN, from the coding sequence ATGAAGTTTTTTTTCCGGACGCTTGCGGGTGTATTTATTTTATTTTGCTGCACCTCGTGGGGCTTCTTCGCGCATCACCGCATTAACCGACTGGCTATTTTTACACTGCCGGTTAAAATGTCCGGCTTTTATAAAGCTAATATCGATTACCTGACCGAACACGCTATAGACCCGGATAAACGCCGTTACGTAGACTCGCTGGAAGGCCCGCGCCATTTTATAGATGCCGACCATTATGGCCGGCAACCCTTCGCCCGCATCCCGCAGAACTGGTATGATGCGGTAAAGAAATACAGTGCCGATACTTTGGATAAATATGGCACCGTGCCCTGGGTTATTCAATATCATTACTACTGGCTGGTAAAAGCCTTTAAAGCGCACGATACGACTGCCATTTTGAAAACATCGGCCAATATTGGCCATTACATTGCCGATGCGCACGTGCCGCTGCACCTTACCATTAATTACGATGGGCAGCTTACTCATCAAACCGGTATCCATGCGCTATGGGAAAGCCGCCTGCCCGAACTATTTAGCGATCGGTACAACCTGTTTGTGGGCAAGGCACATTACATTGATAACCCGCTTACCGAAGCCTTTAAAATTTGCCGGGCATCCTATAAATGTGTCGATTCGGTTATCTTGTTCGAGCGCAAATTGAACACGACTTTCCCGCCTGATAAGAAATACGAGATGACCCTGCGCAGCAAACGCAAAGTGAAAGATTATTCGGTGGCCTATGCTACGGCCTATCATAAAATGCTGAACGGTATGGTGAAACGGCGCATGCGTGCAGCCATATTATCGGTAGGTAGCTTCTGGTACTCCGCCTGGATAGATGCCGGTCAGCCCGATTTGGATAAGTTGATTGATAAACCGCTGCCGCCTGAACAAAAGCAAAAATTAGCCCGGGAAGAGACTTTGTATAAAACCGGGAAAACCTTAGCTTTAACTAATTAA
- the rpsT gene encoding 30S ribosomal protein S20: MANHKSSLKRIRSNAAKRLRNRYQAKTTRNAIKKLRGSTDKATAAPLLSKVISMLDRLAKKNVIHKNKASNNKSKLTKFVNGLK; the protein is encoded by the coding sequence ATGGCAAATCATAAATCATCATTAAAAAGGATCAGGTCAAACGCTGCGAAGCGCTTACGTAACAGGTATCAGGCTAAAACCACCAGGAATGCGATCAAAAAATTAAGGGGTTCAACTGATAAAGCAACTGCTGCACCACTTTTATCGAAAGTGATTTCTATGCTTGACCGTTTGGCTAAGAAGAATGTTATACACAAAAACAAAGCTTCAAACAATAAATCAAAGCTTACAAAATTTGTAAACGGCTTAAAATAA